The following DNA comes from Janthinobacterium sp. TB1-E2.
GCAAATTGCTCAATAGCTGCCTAATATACAAAATTATCGTTATTATAGTCAACAGGCAATATTTCTCGCTGAAACGAAAAAAACCGCCGCAGCGGTTTTTTTCGTGTGCCGTCAGCCTTTATTTGGCGGGCTGCCAGCTGTCTTTCAGCGTGACGATGCGGTTGAAGACGGGCTTGCCAGGCTGGCTGTCGACGCGGTCGGCCGCAAAATAACCGTGGCGCTCGAACTGGAAGCGTTCTTCCGGCTGGGCCAGTTCCGCGCCCGGCTCCAGCCACGCTTGCACCACTTCCTTGGCCAGCGGGTTCAAGGCCAGCTTGAAGTCCTTGCCGCCCGCGTCCGGCTGCGCGTCCGTAAACAGGCGGTCGTACAGGCGTACTTCGGCGGGAATCGCCGTCGGCGCGCTGACCCAGTGCATATTGCCCTTGACCTTGTAATTGGCGCTGCCTTCCGTGCCCGACTTGCTGTCCGGGAAGTAGGTGCAATGCACGGCGATGACTTTGCCGTTGTCATCCTTGTCGTAGCCCGTGCACTCGATCACGTAGCCGTAGCGCAGGCGCACGCGGCTGCCCGGCTTGTCGTCGATCGGCGGATACAAACGGAAATAGCCCTTGTTCGGCACTTCCATGAAGTCGTCTTCCTCGATCCACAACTCGCGCGAGATGGGGAAGGTGCGCAAGCCGCGCTCGGGGAAGTGCGGATGCACGGGCGCCGTGCATTCCACGCTTTCGCCTTCGGGGAAATTGTCGATGATCAGTTTCAACGGACGCAGCACGGCTACCGAGCGCGGCGCCTTCGGGTCCAGGTCTTCGCGCAAACAGCCTTCGAGCACGCTGTAATCGATCCAGCCGTCCGATTTCGTCACGCCCGTGCGTTCGCACATCAGCTGGATGGCTTCCGGCGTGTAGCCGCGGCGGCGCATGCCCACGAGGGTCGGCATGCGCGGGTCGTCCCAGCCATCGACGATGTTTTCTTCCACCAGCTGGCGCAGCTTGCGCTTGCTGGTGACGATGTAGGTCAGGTTCAGGCGCGAGAATTCGTACTGGTGCGGCACGGGCTTGGCGAAGAAGCCGCCGGCCGACAGGGTTTCCAGCAGCCAGTCGTAGAACGGGCGGTGATCCTGGAATTCCAGGGTGCAGATCGAATGCGTGATGTTTTCCAGCGCGTCCGAGATCGGGTGCGTGTAGTCGTACATCGGATAGATGCACCAGGCGTCGCCCGTGCGGTGGTGGTGCGCATGGCGGATGCGGTAGATGGCCGGGTCGCGCAAGTTCATGTTCGGCGAACTCATGGCATCTTCGCTCATCTTCGCGCGCAGGATGTGCTCGCCATCCTTGAATTCGCCCGCCTTCATGGCGCGGAACAGGGCCAGCGATTCGTCGCGCGGACGGTCGCGGAACGGCGAATTCTTGCCGGCCTGGCCGAAATTGCCGCGGTTGGCGGCCATGTCTTCGGCGCTCTGGCTGTCGACGTAGGCAAAGCCGGCCGTGATCAGGTACTCGGCCATCGCGTACAGCTGGTCGAAATAGTCGCTCGCGTAGTGCAGGTGGCTCTGGCCATCGGCCTGCTTCGGCTCCCAGTCAAAGCCCAGCCATTTCACGCTGTCCATGATGGTGTCGACGTATTCCTGCTCTTCCTTGGCCGGATTGGTGTCGTCGAAGCGCAGGTTGCACTGGCCGGCGTAATCGCGCGCCAGGCCGAAGTTGACGCAGATCGACTTGGCGTGGCCCACGTGCAGGTAGCCGTTCGGCTCGGGCGGGAAACGCGTGATCACCTGGGGCAGGCCGGGACGCACGTGGGCGCCGGCAGCCAGGTCGGCTTCGATGATGTTACGCAAGAAATTGGGCGCCAGCGCTGGCGCGGCGGTATTCGGTTTATCGTTGCTCATTGATCAATGCGGAAGAGTGACAGTAAAAAGCATTTTACCGTACCGCAAGCGCTTTATAAGCACGTATTTACCCCCATTTCCCGGCATACAAGCGACGCCGACGCCGTTCTATAGGATAATTCGCCTTTAATTAGTAGAAAAACGTGACCCCGGAGCCTTTTATGGAAAATTTATATAACGTCCTCGGTGTCGCGCCCAATGCCAGCGACGATGAAATCAAGAAGGTTTACCGTTCGCTGGCCATGCGCTTCCACCCCGACCGCAACCAGGCCCCCGGCGCCGAGGCGCGCTTCAAGAGCGTCACCAAGGCCTATGAAATCCTGGCCGACCCGGCCAAGCGCGCCGAATACGACCAGAGCGTGAACCACCGCATCATCATCGACCCGGAAGCGGAAGCGTATGCCTTGTGGTGCGGCGTGTTTCGTTTACATGGCACAGTATTACCTGCCGACTAAGCCGCTGCGGCCCGCTTCAGCCGGCCCGAATTACTTGAAAACAACAACAACGGCGCTTTTATCAGCGCCGCGCATTACATTGGAAAGCACAGCATGAGAAGAGTACACCCTGAATTCGCGTACCAGTCGCGCGAGCTGGAAGGCCAGATCGAAGGCATCCTCGGCGACCCGCCGAACCGCAAGAACTACAAGAGCATGGTCGATGCATTGGTCGGTGAATACGCGAGCGGCGGCGGCATTGAAGACGTGAACATGCTGGCCTTCGCGCTGGTCGACCACATCACCTTCAGCGACCCGAAAGGCTTGCTGGCCGAAAGCGAAGACTACGAGTTCGGCGACTCGGCCCGCGTGTTTTCCATGGCCGCCTGCGCCGCGCCGGAAGCGGCGAAGATGTACGCCGCCATCGAAGAGAGCTTCCCCGACCTGGCGCGCCAGGCCATCATCACGGCTTTCCTGCACAAGAATCCGCGCCTGTGGGACGACGACGACCAGTCGCTCGACCAGCTGGCCGCCAATGACGACGGCGACGACGATCACGACGAAGACGAAGCCACCGACGATTTCGCCCAGATGTTTGACCAGGATGGAGATGACCATGGCCGATAACACGGAACAAAAGAGCAATCTTCCCGCGCTGACGAAACAGGTCACGGAATTGGTGCTGTCCGGTTCGCTGGGCCACGCCGAGCAGGCGTTTGCCGACGCGGCCGACCAGTATGGCGACCTGGCCGTGGTGGAAGTGCTGAGCGCGATCCCGCCGCAGGTAACGGCCCTGCACCTGGCCGGCTTTGACGGCGGCAAGATGTCGCTGGCAACCTTGCTGGTGCCGCCGAAGGCGTGGGCCGACAGCCTGGCCTTCATCGCCGCCACGTGGAGCGACGACCAGATCGAGGACGATCCGGAACGCATCGCCGAAGCCCTGTTCGCGCACATCCACGGCGTGGTGTTTTCCACCGACGACGCCGAGCGCCGCCGCGAGCTGCTGCTCGAAGCGTCCGCCACCGACTGGGGCGCCACGGCGTTCGCCATCCTGTTCTCGATGGCACCGAAGGAAATCCTCGAAGTGGCCGGCGAGATCGTCATCAAGGGACCGTACGTGACGGGCGTGACCTCGTCCGACAACGACGTCGTGCCGCTGGCCATCGAACTGGCGCAAGCGAATGAAGACGGCTGGGACCGCTCGCTGTTCGAACTGTTCCCCGACTTCCGCCACAGCGCCGACCTGGCCGACGCGGAATACTCGGACGACCCGGACGAAGAGCCGACCATGTTGCAGCGGAGCACCAAGGAATTGCTGTACCGCTTGCGCAAGCAAGTGCCGAGCACGCGCAGCGCGCCGCGTTCCAGCACGCGCCGCAGCCTGGGCACGGGTATTTTCTCGTAATGAAAGCAGGGAACGTCTAATGCTGCCAGCAATTGTTGTAGAGAATCTTCCGCGCCTCGTGCGCGCCATCAAACTGTTGCCGGGCGACCCGCGCGAGGAAGCGGCCCTGAACCTGGCCGACGAATTGACGGGCATCACGGCCATGGTGGCCGAGAAGTTTACGAATGAACGCACGGCCGACGGCATCCAGAAAGCGCTGTACCTGACGGTGGGCGGCGTGTCCTTGGGCCTGGAACAGGCCGTCACGCATGAAGGCGACCAGGCCGCGCTCGATTTCCTCGTCGAGCACGGCGCCGAGCACGCGTTCCAGGTGGGCTTTCGCTTGATCAAGGAGTTGTCGCAGTTGCCCGAAGACGCCCTCGTCGGCGAATACGACCAGGACCCTGTCTACCTGCAGCGGCGCCTGCGCGAGCTGTTCATCGATATTTGCCAGGCTGACCCGAACCAGAACTGGGCCGGCTATGAAAAGTATGCAGTGCAGTTGCAACAGCGCAAGGAAGTGCAAGCCGTCGTGCGCCTGGCAAGCTGGCTGCGCCGCCACCATGACAACGGTCCCGTCAGCGACAGCGACTTGAATGCCGAGGGCGTCATCGCCCTGGCCATTATCTTCGCCATCGAAGGCGGCGGGCGCATCATCGCGCGCACGGGGCAGAAGGAGTTTGAACGCTTCGTGCGTTCCGTGCGCAAGAACAAGCCCGATTTCGAGGAGGGCTGGGCCGCCCTGGTGGCCAAGGTGCCTGTCCAGCACCATCCCGTGTTGCTCGACCGTATAGAGTCGTACCGCCGCAGCTGCACCGTCGTGCATAAAATCCTCACGCGGGCCAGCATGAAGAGCCTGTTCGAGGACCTGGAAAATTATGCGGGTTCGGAACTGGACGCCGATTATTCGTGACCGCTGGTGTCGGATTACGCCCTACGGGCTAATCCGACCTGCGACTTGACGCATGCGATTGTCGGATTACGGCCTGCGGCCTAATCCGACCTACGCCGACCTAATCCGACCTACGCCGACCTAATCCGACCTAATCCGACCTACGCCGACCTACGCCGGCCTCATCGGCCTATTCTTTCTCTTCCATGGCCGCTTCCTCGGCCAGTTTGACGAACGCCGCCACCAGCGGCGACGTCTCTTCTTCTCTTTGCGCCAGTAACAGGCTGGTCGTCGCCTGCGGGTCGGCGATGGGGCGGTAGCACACGCCATCCATGCGGATGCGGTCGAATGAGGCGGGCAGTACGGAAATGCCGCAGCCGGCCGCCACCAGGCCGATGATGGTCGACGCCTCGCCCGCTTCCTGCGCCACCTGGGGCACGAAGCCGACCGCCTTGCACAGGCGGAAGATCTGCGGATAAATCCCCGTGCCCGCATCCTTGGGATACATGACAAAACCTTCGCCCGCCATGTCGGCAATGGCGATGGCGTCCTTGGCCGCCAGCGCATGGGCGACAGGTAGCACGAGGAACAGCGGGTCCTGGCGCAGTTGCGTCAGCTTGATATCGGATGGATATGTCGTTTCCGGCGGGCGCACAAACCCTAGGTCCATTGTGCGGCCACTGATCGCTTCGAGCTGATGCAAGGTCGCCATTTCATGCAGGGTCAAGGTGACGTGCGGAAATTGCTGGCGGTAGCGGTTGATGACGGTGGCGAAATACGGCGTGAACGGCGTGGAAAAGGTAAAGCCGATGCGCAATTCGCCCGCTTCGCCCCGCTGGGCCCGGCGCGCCGTCACGGCCGCCTGCTCCGACAGGGCCAGGATGCGCCGCGCATCGTCGAGAAAAAGGCGGCCTGCTTCCGTCAGCCGCACGGAGCGCTTGTTGCGCTCGAACAACTGCGCGCCCAATTCCGCTTCCAGCGCCTGGATTTGTTGGCTCAGCGGCGGCTGGCCGATGTGCAGGCGCTCGGCCGCGCGCGTGAAGTGCAATTCCTCGGCGACGGCGACAAAGTAACGGAGGTGGCGCAGTTCCATATTTGTCCAGTAATCGTTTTAAAGTATGAGTTGGGCCTTGAATATATATTGGACGATATGAGTTGGCAATCCTAAGATGAAGACTCGCTCCTCTTTGAAACACGGCCATGTCTGATTCATCGCTTGCTTTTGCCCCCGCTGCCTCATCCGCCATTCCAGTTTCCCCTCCCGCTCCCCGCACGGCCATCGCCAAGGGTTCCATCGAATTCAAGCGCAGCAACCGCGCCCTGTTCTTTGGCGGCTTTTCCACCTTCAGCTTGCTGTACTGCATCCAGCCCCTGTTCCCCTTGCTGTCGCACCAGTTCCATCTGACGCCGGCGCAAAGCAGCTGGTCGCTCTCCGTGTCGAGCGGCTTGCTGGCCATCTCGCTGGTGCTGCTGAGCGCCGTGTCGGACCGTGTCGGCCGCAAACCGCTGATGGTGGCGTCGATGTTTTCCGCCGCGATACTCACGATTTTGTCCGCCTTCGCGCAGGATTATGCGCAGCTGCTGGCGATTCGCGCCGCGCTGGGCGTGGCCCTGGGCGGCATGCCGGCCGTGGCCATGGCTTACCTGGGCGAGGAAATCGAGGGCCCATCCCTGGGCCTGTCGATGGGGCTGTATATTGCCGGCAGCGCGTTTGGCGGCATG
Coding sequences within:
- a CDS encoding LysR substrate-binding domain-containing protein, producing the protein MELRHLRYFVAVAEELHFTRAAERLHIGQPPLSQQIQALEAELGAQLFERNKRSVRLTEAGRLFLDDARRILALSEQAAVTARRAQRGEAGELRIGFTFSTPFTPYFATVINRYRQQFPHVTLTLHEMATLHQLEAISGRTMDLGFVRPPETTYPSDIKLTQLRQDPLFLVLPVAHALAAKDAIAIADMAGEGFVMYPKDAGTGIYPQIFRLCKAVGFVPQVAQEAGEASTIIGLVAAGCGISVLPASFDRIRMDGVCYRPIADPQATTSLLLAQREEETSPLVAAFVKLAEEAAMEEKE
- a CDS encoding DnaJ domain-containing protein encodes the protein MENLYNVLGVAPNASDDEIKKVYRSLAMRFHPDRNQAPGAEARFKSVTKAYEILADPAKRAEYDQSVNHRIIIDPEAEAYALWCGVFRLHGTVLPAD
- a CDS encoding glutamine--tRNA ligase/YqeY domain fusion protein, yielding MSNDKPNTAAPALAPNFLRNIIEADLAAGAHVRPGLPQVITRFPPEPNGYLHVGHAKSICVNFGLARDYAGQCNLRFDDTNPAKEEQEYVDTIMDSVKWLGFDWEPKQADGQSHLHYASDYFDQLYAMAEYLITAGFAYVDSQSAEDMAANRGNFGQAGKNSPFRDRPRDESLALFRAMKAGEFKDGEHILRAKMSEDAMSSPNMNLRDPAIYRIRHAHHHRTGDAWCIYPMYDYTHPISDALENITHSICTLEFQDHRPFYDWLLETLSAGGFFAKPVPHQYEFSRLNLTYIVTSKRKLRQLVEENIVDGWDDPRMPTLVGMRRRGYTPEAIQLMCERTGVTKSDGWIDYSVLEGCLREDLDPKAPRSVAVLRPLKLIIDNFPEGESVECTAPVHPHFPERGLRTFPISRELWIEEDDFMEVPNKGYFRLYPPIDDKPGSRVRLRYGYVIECTGYDKDDNGKVIAVHCTYFPDSKSGTEGSANYKVKGNMHWVSAPTAIPAEVRLYDRLFTDAQPDAGGKDFKLALNPLAKEVVQAWLEPGAELAQPEERFQFERHGYFAADRVDSQPGKPVFNRIVTLKDSWQPAK